From a single Miscanthus floridulus cultivar M001 chromosome 8, ASM1932011v1, whole genome shotgun sequence genomic region:
- the LOC136473019 gene encoding rhamnogalacturonate lyase B-like, with translation MGKLSCSSLCACCMGPPREASPAGPAVDATAGVTVEVSDRYVEIKNGIFELTLSNPDGIVTGVRYNGVDNLMEILNKEDNRGYWDLVWNPPGQKTGIYDVIKGTEFRIIYQDENQAEVSFTRNWDPSLEGKAVPLNIDKRFIVLRGSSGFYTYGIYEHKEGWPDFGLGETRVAFKLRKDKFHYMALADDRQRIMPMPDDRLPPRGQPLAYPEAVLLVDPINPDLRGEVDDKYQYSCEDQYNNVHGWMSFDPPIGFWQITPSDEFRTGGPLKQNLTSHVGPTMLAMFLSAHYAGDDLSPKFTNGEYWKKVHGPVFMYLNSSWDGSDPTMLWEDAKVQMMIEKENWPYCFALSEDFQKTEQRGCVSGRLLVRDRYIDDQDLYASGAYVGLALPGEAGSWQRECKGYQFWCRADVDGSFYIRNIVTGNYNLYAWVPGFIGDYRLDATLTIASGDDIYLGDLVYEPPRDGPTMWEIGVPDRSAADFYVPDPNPNYVNRLYINHPADRFRQYGLWERYAELYPNSDLVYTVGQSDYSTDWFYAQVNRKLDDNTYQPTTWQIKFNLDSVSPSSTYKFRVALASSALAELQIFFNDQDKALPHFATGLIGRDNAIARHGIHGLYWLFNIDVASAWLVQGVNTIYLKQSRSQNPFQGLMYDYLRLEGPCGC, from the exons atgggGAAGCTTAG CTGCAGCAGTCTCTGTGCCTGCTGCATGGGCCCTCCGCGGGAGGCCTCGCCGGCCGGCCCCGCCGTCGATGCCACCGCCGGCGTCACGGTCGAGGTCAGCGACAGATAT GTCGAGATAAAAAATGGCATCTTTGAGCTGACGCTGTCCAACCCGGACGGTATCGTCACCGGCGTGCGCTACAATGGCGTGGACAATCTCATGGAGATTCTTAACAAGGAAGACAACAGAGG GTACTGGGACCTTGTTTGGAACCCACCAGGACAAAAAACTGGCATCTATGATGT GATCAAAGGCACCGAATTCCGCATCATATACCAAGATGAAAACCAGGCTGAGGTATCCTTCACCAGAAATTGGGATCCTTCCCTTGAAGGAAAAGCTGTCCCCTTGAACATCGATAAGAG GTTCATCGTTCTCCGTGGTTCATCCGGGTTCTACACCTATGGAATCTATGAGCATAAGGAAGGATGGCCTGATTTCGGCTTGGGAGAGACAAGGGTGGCTTTCAAGCTGCGGAAAGACAA GTTTCATTACATGGCATTGGCTGATGACAGGCAGAGAATTATGCCAATGCCCGACGACCGATTGCCTCCCCGAGGCCAGCCATTAGCATACCCTGAGGCTGTGCTCCTTGTGGACCCAATAAATCCTGATCTCAGAGGGGAG GTTGACGACAAGTACCAGTACTCTTGCGAAGACCAGTACAACAATGTCCATGGGTGGATGTCATTCGATCCTCCAATTGGCTTCTGGCAGATCACTCCAAGTGATGAGTTCAGGACAGGAGGACCCCTGAAGCAAAATTTGACTTCTCATGTTGGCCCCACTATGCTGGCT ATGTTTCTTAGTGCACATTATGCGGGGGATGACCTCTCACCAAAGTTTACGAATGGAGAATACTGGAAAAAGGTCCATGGACCGGTATTCATGTATCTTAATTCCAGTTGGGATGGAAGTGACCCAACTATGCTATGGGAAGATGCAAAAGTTCAG ATGATGATTGAGAAAGAAAACTGGCCATACTGTTTTGCACTTTCAGAGGACTTTCAGAAGACAGAGCAAAGGGGTTGCGTCTCTGGTAGATTACTAGTCCGAGACAG GTATATAGATGATCAAGACCTTTATGCCTCAGGAGCCTATGTAGGCTTGGCGCTACCAGGAGAAGCTGGATCCTGGCAAAGAGAGTGCAAG GGATACCAATTCTGGTGTAGAGCAGATGTAGATGGGAGCTTCTACATAAGGAACATTGTAACTGGGAACTACAACCTATATGCGTGGGTTCCGGGTTTTATAGGGGACTACAGATTAGATGCTACACTGACCATAGCTTCAG GGGATGATATTTATTTGGGTGACCTTGTGTATGAACCACCAAGAGATGGGCCGACGATGTGGGAGATTGGAGTACCTGATCGATCTGCCGCTGACTTTTATGTTCCTGATCCTAACCCCAACTATGTCAATAGATTGTACATCAACCATCCTGCAGATAG ATTTAGACAATATGGACTTTGGGAACGATATGCGGAACTATACCCTAACAGTGACCTGGTATACACAGTTGGCCAAAGTGACTATAGCACCGATTGGTTCTATGCTCAAGTTAACAG AAAACTTGATGACAACACTTACCAGCCAACAACATGGCAAATAAAGTTCAACCTTGACAGTGTCAGTCCAAGCAGCACCTACAAGTTCAGAGTGGCTCTCGCGTCTTCTGCACTCGCTGAGCTGCAG ATTTTCTTCAACGATCAGGACAAGGCTCTTCCTCACTTCGCCACCGGGCTGATCGGCAGGGACAACGCGATAGCAAGGCACGGGATACATGGGCTGTACTGGCTGTTCAACATCGATGTGGCTAGTGCTTGGCTTGTGCAAGGGGTGAACACCATCTACCTGAAGCAGTCCAGGAGCCAGAACCCGTTTCAAGGATTGATGTACGACTACTTGCGTTTGGAGGGGCCGTGTGGCTGCTAA